aagagctgagatttttttttttaaaccaaaagaaagcTAATGCTGCATAGAAAGAGCTGCAAATATTGCAGTGGGACATTTACAGTACTTACTAATACCAACTACCTCAATTACTAACACCTGAAATTATACTATCTAtgatgtattaaaaatgtttgcatttaatttgactttaaaaaaaaaagtagaagtagTACCAATAGCCCACAATTAATAGTTATACAATTTAAATGGCTCAAGCAAGCAGTGACATTCATGGAGATTAACAAGACAACTGCATAAAGAATAATgttgcaaagaattaaaaagtattgTTTCAAATTAAGAACTAGaatttagagtaaaaaaaaacaaaaccaaaaacaaaaccagaaaaatctgcTATTCCCTAAGAACAGGGGCTCCACAGATACTATTCTTTATAAGCCATAACTTCCTCACATTTAGATCCTGGAATAATTTCCATAGAGATCTTATAGAAAGCAAATGTTTCATAGTCCTAAAAAACCAATTCTACCATGCAAGTTGTTGCAAGCAGCTCAACTGGTTCCTGGGATGCCAAAGGGAAAAATCAGTATTCTCTCTCATGCAAAAGCCCTGCTTACACTACAGAACTGTAGTGAACAGCACTGGTACAGTTCATGCCTAGTTCATGCCCGTCCCATCTATCATGCATGTCTTATGCCACACACTTTGTCCAAATGCCAGATCTGTGTATTATTTAATTTCCCACTTGAGCAGAGACCTAATATACAAATTTCACTTAGCTCCTTCATTCTGACCCAAAAACTTCTATCTATGCGTTCTGGAGAGGAtcctcagaaggaaaataagaggACATGCAGAGGACATTCACAGAAAGTAAgaaatcttatttctttctcGCAGTATTACTGCTAATTCACTACAGAAGTTATTTAGCTCTCCAAAAAACTGCTAACACACTTCAGGCTAAGAAAGCATGAATGGTCTCACAAAAAGAATATTCCACTAGCATGAAAAATTGTGTTTAGGCTATTATTCAAGACCTCCTCAACACTGCTGGAATTAAAACACTAATTTGATTGACATGCAGCTGTATTACATTTCTGTGATTTTCACACAATACTCATTATACACTTTCTGTGGTCTTGAAACTTAAAATAATGAACTAATGCACACTTCATAAGGACTTTCACTAAGTACAAAAGACATTTAATCCCTGCAGAAACAATTACCTTTAGGTTTCTCTAACACTCTCTGGCAAGTCTCTTTAATTTTGGTGAAGAGTTCTGGTCCTGCCAATCGCTTGGAAATGCCAACTCTCAACATAACGGCACCTGGTGTGAATTTTAAGAGCGCAGCCCCAGGCTCCCGTGGTTCTTTTGGCTGCTTTGGCATAAGACTGGACCAATCTACATCTATTACATCCACAGGATCTGCAAAAACATTGACAGAGAATGAGTTATCGCATCATCATCCCTTACCACAGTTGATTAATTTCACATACTGTGTACATCCTTGTCTCCTAAAAGCATTATATTTGATGAATATTGTTCTGCAGTTCTCAAAGCCAGATCCTTGGACAATTCAGGTAAGAACATCAAAACTCACTTAGATTGGTGAAAAAAGAAGCATACAAATATAAAGTttcttggattaaaaaaaccacccctaatatctgcttcatttttattgcaaCCCCTTTGTGGAAGGCTGCTCAGACCCTGCTTAGCCAGCAGATTTGGACACATCACTTAGGCATTCACAAAAGTCACAGTACAACTAAACGTGTTATGACAGATCCAAATTAAATGCTTAAAAAGCTAGTATTTCAACCCTGGATGCTGgatagttttttttaaaggacagataTACTATTTATTGAATAACCATACAACTGTCTAGTACGTTTATTATAGAAAATATGAACACTGATCATATAGCCCAGATGACCCAACTGAACTTACGACAAGTAGAAGATTCCACGCTTCCCAGTGCATTTGGGAAGCACTCAAGCATGGATGAAATCTGTTCATAAAAATATCAGTTCCAAATAACAATCAAAACCAAATGggataaatgaaaacatatttataaaaacagaaagctTACCCTTCTAGCTatataaaagaagataaatattaCTTCACAATACAGTTCCTGGTACTCTTTACTTATCTCTATACTTCTCAGGCTTACCTGACTATTACAGAACAAAAGAGAATTACTGAGGAGCATACAAACTGCATTCCTAATTCAGAAATACTGTCAACATCACAATAGCATTATATGCAAACTGTTCTAATCTTTATATTCAAATAATCATAAAGGGGTTTTGTTATACTTTTACCAGGCATCTTCTCATCCTCCTGTTGATCCTCCCGCTTTTCAGCATCACCTGCCAGAATTTCATCCAGTTCATCATCACTGATTGGCTCGTATTCTCCAGCACCAGACCCCAGTGACTGTACATCATCAATCTTTGCTTCATCTTCTCCTCCTACAGAGACAGATACACACTGTAGCTTTAAAGCAATCattcttgttttctaaaaatgcTTTAAGTAGCCTGAAAACAAAGAGGTTCAGCAAACTAAACTGTTAGTTTTTGGGGACAAGTATATTCAACGTGAAAACAGGTATTAACTCATGGAAACAGAGAAGTTATTTCTCCCATGCACAATGCGGCAGTTTGAATTTTACATATCAGTCATTTTTTTTGGTGCAGCATTAGTCAAACTGCACACAGAAGGCCATATTCAGAAGAAACATATGTTGATCATCTGTATCTGATCTGTAGTTAATAATACAAATCTAAGTTAGCGCCGCAAAGTCTTTCAGATGTTTTTGCACATGAATCCAAACTCAGGATTCAGTCCAAAGGCTCTTCTACAAGAGAAAGAAgtaacaaaaccccaaaatacaaGAAGGTGCAAGATATCCTGAATGAAGGAATTATTCACAGAGTTTTAGACTCTTTGTGGAAGTCACAAGAAGAGCTTTTAGAAAGCCATGCCAAACTTCTTCAGTTGTTGTTACACTCCTATCCATCCATGTACTATATGCATATACAAATACCTGTGCTGTATGTGTAAACATGTTCCTTAAAACCTGTAAACACAAGACAATCAAATGGTGCATTTTGCAGTTCATTAAAGGAACATCTGAAGGTATTCTCTCACCTCCAAGACTGAAAGATCTGATTCAAGCATTAAGAAACCCTATTGCTCTAAACTCGGGCTTCCTTAGGGTTCTCCGCCACGGTACTTGCAATGAGTGGTGCCACACAAACTAGATAGAATTTACTGGGGTTGTCCCCTGTGGATGGCTATTCTAATATCTTCCAGCTCCCTTATCCAGAAGGGAAACTGCCTGCATTTTAACTtgtcccaattttttttttttgcttgcctttttaAAAGGtacagagggggaagaaaaaaaaaaatcacctcaatTACCCTAAAAATCAGCATggaaaaagcaagtaaaagaCATGCTAGCAGAGCGTAAATTAACTACTCGGACCACTTGGCAGTGCTTTGGAGAAAGCATTTAGCATCTTGGGCATTATTTAAACCCACTCCTAGAGCAAAGACATTAAGGTTCAAGACATTATTACATCCTCACACATTTGTCCAAGTAAATACCAGATATCTCCTTAACATCATCAGATTTGGAAACTGTATTTAGTTTTctaaaaagtttttcctttttaaaaggaaaataacgtGATCTGTACTAGATATCATTTTGTGTCTTACGATTTTAAATATTCACTGCCTGTATGATCTGTCTTCTGCCTCCACACTGATCTACCAGATACGCTAGCTCACCATAACTACTTGCTTGGACAGCACAGATgaaccatttaaaaaattactgtatgaagcaaataaaataataatccaTAATCTCAATACATGATTAAAAGGATTACTTTCTCAATTTTGAATTTCAAATCCAAGTTTgataatttctgtattaaaatcCTATCACTGCCTTTACTGCTTTTTTGCAGAAATGTACTTTTATattaattctgcattaaaaaCACGACACACTAGTCAGCCAAAAGGAGCAATGTAAACAGGAGTAATAAAGTAATGAAAGACAAAAGAGTACACTAAACCTTAGAAAATCATAGACATGCTATATATAGTGTGCTTTAATAAAATGGAATGTCATCTAATATTTtacaaaagacatttctttttctaaaaaaataatcctaaataTACCATAACTTCCTACAGATGACAATTTTCAGAGAATTTAGAACAGAAACTCTGAAAAATACGCAAAAGAATACACATTAGAACACTTACAAGAAGTCTGCTGAAAGGCTATATCTAAGAACACATTTAACGTCCACAGCCTGTTTAGTTATAGGTGCCCTCTTGGAAACAGATAATGTACCTAGGAATAGCCTTTCACCAACTCTTTTCTGAAGTTACCACATTGTAATCTGTGGTAACTTATTGCACTGTTCCTTCCTTTAGCTTAAAAATCGCTGAATTCTATCTGTTACAGCAAGACGGAGCAGACTTTTCCCATGCTCACTCCAAATACTGTCTTTGACAAGTGCTTCCACTCCACAGATAATCTCCTTAAATGTAATTTTCTCAATTGTACCAGTCAACCCTAATGACCACTTTGCAAGTAATCAGGTAGGAGATATAATAAGTAATAAATATTCCTCATCATCCTCTCCAGACATGTGATTTAACTGCCCAAATTAACAATGAACACTACAGATAATTCTTACTAAGAATGCAAATATGTTGAGACAATGTCCTGTTATTTTGTGTAAAATTACAAAAGCTtaattcatttctctttctgcttctgaagACTATGGACTTCAGGTCTTACCATCCCAAACATCCAAAAATTCCAAATCctacaatgccttttttttctctcaacagATTTTAGAGAAGAAAACTCCTGcaatcaccaaaaaaacccaacttactGAACATAACGTATACCAGTGACTCTGGATTTAGACTCTTGCTTCTTTTACGTTGCTGATATACTTTATAAGCACTTCCCAAACTCCCTCTCCATACAAAGCTCAAGCAGTCTAACCCATGTGACAAACTCTTAAGACTTTGTCCAAGTAAATACCAGATACCTCCTTAACATCATCAGATTCGGAAATTGTATTTAGTTTtctaaaaagtttttctttcttaaaaggaaaataaactcttaAGAGTTTGTCAGTGTTTGCCTCTTACTTTATTTGTTAATCCTAAGCACGCTTTCCCCAGTACCATTAGGGCCAGCAAATGGAAGCCGCATTTAATAAGATTACCTCAGGAAAGCCATTTTTGGACTGTTGTGCCAAGCCATCCGTACGTTTTACCTACTAATCAGACAATCATTTCTATGATAATTGggttctgcagaaaaaaactccaaagaACAGTTCCAAGTCAacactcatttttttcactcattATCTGTCACTTCCAAACTAAGAAATAGATCTTATAATGATATAACAAGGCAATCAAATGTTGGTGTTATTCTTTAGCAAACTACATATTCAGAAACATTACACCTTGCAAAATTATACCTCAGATCATTTATGTTTCTTTGCCTCAAGACTTCTTTAGAAATTAACAAATAACACTAACATTAACACAATTAACACTAAGAAGATGCTCATCAGAATTCTCTTTTATTGTGTCTGCTTCCACAATAGAGAAGCTGGAGCCAATATGCCTTTTAGTAGAAAATTATTCTCATACAGCTCAGTTCAGCACCGTACTAAAAggggaagaataaaatatttgacAGTCCAGATTATTTCCCAGAATATCTCACCTTCTAAACTCTCTACCTTTTCGGCCTCATTTCCATCTTCAAAACCTTGTAAAGGTCCTAAATCTTtgtctgttctttctttttctgaagccaCTGAATCCCGACAAACACCATCGAATTCCTTTTCGTGATCTCTGTCCAGTTTTGTTTCACTGTGTTTTGTTGATTCTTTTTGAGAGGAGATATCAAGagttctgtctctctctctttcagcaGTATCGGGTAgttgtctgtctctctctctgtccagctcccgcctcttctccctttccctctctcgTTCTCTGAGTCTCTCTCGTTCCCTGCTCCTCGGCCAGTCTTTGTCCACATCTCGGTCCCAGTCTCTCTgtcttccctctctcctgtctCTCTCTCGTTCTCGATCATGTTCATGTCGATCTCGCTCCTGAAGCCTTTCCCTGCTATCAAAGGACCCAGATCTGGAATGGACCTGACGATCTGATTCAGGAGAACTTCTTCTTGAACTGTGGCTTCTTGAATCTTGACgatctgaataaaatattttaaatatatgcatgaCTACAGCATGTAAATGTAATACCATTTTACTAGACCAAAGATTCAGGTATGAAAATGTACTTCTCAAAAGCATCACCTTCAAATTAATAATGCCTTCAGATTGCCTTTAGATTTAACCTTACTTAAAAACataagtgttgtggtttaaccccagccagcaactaagcaccactctatcccagccaaagccaggacaATAAGGTATTTCTCCCACtccagaaaaagatttttagtgGCTACTTTCTCACCTACAGAGGTCTATGACAGAAGCCAAACTGAAGGTACATCATTTTAACTCAGAAATTCAAGCAAtgaggggggatggagagggggaaaagaatcatctcaaaattcaaaattttcaaaacatGTCTTCTAAAAGCTATGCCTTGGCTAGCAAATgataaattcagaaaaataatttcaggtatGTAACCATGAGGAGAACAGAGAGCCAAAGTGCTTTAGGAGGAAGATATTTTCCTACTGATGCTGTTTAAATTCTAAAacattttaccctttttttttttcttcaggaactACACAAATAAAAAGTCAATTGTGATTATTTTGATTTGTAACAAAGATTATTTCCATATGCATTAAAAGTATGCCTTGCAAGAACCATGAGAGATTTACCTCAGTAAAAATAGCTCCTGAGATGATAATGGATGTCTCTCCCAGAGAGAagacacattttcattttgcatagaTTTCAGAATTTCTGTATCAAAATTAATGTTAATAATGAATTTAAGAACATTATTTAGATGATAAAACTATCTCAATGTTCTGTTAGCAcaagcattttctctttctacGAGTTTTTTTTGTCCTACAAATTACTTTATTTCCCAGGCAGCATGAACTGAATCCGACTGAATGTTTTGGTGTAAACAAAGGGGTAATCCTGCCCACTGAGGATCAGCTCTTCAAATATGGTAACACCTGCAGGAATCTCAATTCACTGTAGTTTTACAGTGAATGGCAGagagcacctccctctcccttcACACTAACTGCAAATGAAAAGAGTATGCAGCCATGCAAGAATGATTTGGGATTTGTACCTTCACACTTTTATATAGAACGATAGGTCAGTCTCACTAAAATGTATCTTATTACCTGAAGATGTGCTGCGACTGGGTTCCCCTCGTTTCAGCTGATCAATTCTGGACTTCCGTTCCCCAGTGATTTCtaagcttttcttctctctttccctgtcccTATCCCTGTCTCTAGAGCTACTGTGCAGGATCCTCTTCCGTCCAGTCTGGTCATCTCCACTGCGATGAGCTGACTCATTGGAAGGGGATCTAAGTCTGCTTGAGGCATGGCTCCGATTGCTACCAAGGCTGCTGCTGCGCTTCTGATCCACAGGTTTACGGTGTGGTCCATCGTCTATAGTAACATGAGGGGCTTCCACCTTTTCACCCCTTGTCCTGTGACTTTTTCTATGGGAGTCCTCAGTGCTTCTTTCTGGAACAACAATGTCACCGCGATCAGGAACATCTTCATCTGACCAGTCACTAAATGTTGTATCTTCTCTTTTTTGGGGGACTTCTGCCACAGTTTTCTCAGGTGGTGCTTCAACCAATTCTTCTTTTGTTACAGGGGGTGTTCTTGggcctttcttctttttatgatGTGGAACAATTTCTTCATCAGAAACTTCAGAATCACCCTTGGACCTCTTCCGCtttttctctacatttttctttttttgacctttcttgggagaaaagacctGGCTTTCCTCAGTTGTTGATTCATTAGTGTACCTTTCCACCCCGCTGTcatcatctttcttcttctttgtggCCTTTTTCTGTACTTTAGATTTCTTCTTGCTATCATCATGCATTCTATCAGAAGCATCTCTTTCTTCAGAGGGACGGTGTCCAAGATGTTCCTGAACCCTGGACCGTGAGCCTTCTGAAGCATCTGGTTGCTCTCTTTGCTTATCTGCTGAAGAAACCCTCTCTTTAAACTCTGATTCTTCGTAACGCCGGGAACTTTCCTTTCTGTCCGATTTTCGCTCGTCTTCTTTCCAGCGACTCTGCCGCTCTTCTGTAACATGAGAGGGgctcagtgaccgagattcctgTGGCCGCACAACCTGGCTCAGAAGTCTGTGCTTCTCATCTACAAAATGGGAAAAAGCATGTACTTGTATTgcttaggaaggagaacaggtaAACGTTTGGTATCTTGTGCATGCAAAAAAGTGTCAATCAAAACAAATAATCCATTATTTCAGTTACATTTCTTAAGTTTTTCTactgctgcagcagcaacagaCTATTTCCATTTTGGCAAACATGCATCTTAAACAACAGATGTGGAAGCCACTATCACCTGGCAGACGTAACATATAGTGacagaatgaagacaaaaagacaaacatataGATTAAGAAAAACGGTGTTGCTCATAAAAATAAGGGGAGGAGGACACTTATAAAAACTTGCCCcatgtttttttctatttaagattGCAAGTTACTTTCCATAGGCAGAGGATAAGCTGGATCCTGCTGCAGAGATAACCAACTCCTACTTACTTTTATCATCTCCACTGTTATAAGCATCACTATCAGGAGAGTGCTCACGGCGACGTTTGGGTGACTGACGAGGACTTGGactgctttcatttctgtgaCGCTTCCTGCAGAACAAACATGTACAGTCAAATTTCTTCAGgattctttaatgaaaacattcaataATTGAGTTTATCATCAATACAATCCCTGAAGTCTAAGCACTTCATAGAGAAGACAACACATCTATGGATGCCAGGAAGTTTTGTAGCTTTCTAAGTTGTTATTCCAAAACTTTGTGTATCACTGTAAGATACCTTAAACTAAAACTCTAACACGTAAGACAACTATCTTCTTAGCGAAAAGTTGCGAAAGACTACTCAGATCAATTTTTTCCTGTGGCAATAATCCTTGCAGTGGGTTgatcccagctggcagctaagccgcCACTTAGACGCTTGCTCACTTCTCCCctagtgagatgggggagagccCGTACTAGATGATTTATAGGGATCCACAATTCTCTCACACAAAAGCTACTTCCAAGCAAAGCAGCCATTCAGGGCAACACTGTTTTGCTTGTTATTGATGGAACAATGAGAATTTTATTGTACTAAATGAAAAGAATCAGCGCTACACACTTAAAGGAAGCACCACACACTTACTCGGGATATTGTTCACGCCCTCACTGGTAGCCTTCTGGTATTGAAAATCTAGTAGTGCAAAAGGTAATGTATGTTCCACAGAAATTTAATGAACAAAGTCATGAACCTTGACCTAGTTAGCTGCTATCTGACTTGCCAGGCTTCAAAAGGTACCAGAGTCCGCTATTACGCTTCCAAGAATGCCTGCATTATTAAAGACAAGGCCACACAAGTATACTTAGAAGGGAAAATTACATGGTCTGACTCAACTGTTAATTCCTGAGTAGTTCCACAATCCTGCACTAACAAAGCATCAGATTAACTTCATCAGCAGAGTACTGATTTTGGGGCCACCAGTACGTGCCACACAGATGCAGAGGAGACATGGCTCAAGACCAGGCCTCTGCATAAACAGGGTATGTTCCTCCTTATGATACTCCCCTGCTTACTAACTTACTGAAATCAACAGTAaaagactgccttttttttttttttttaactgaagtaacATTCAGATCAACTCACTtggattttctttcctcatgGACATCTCTGGAACTTCTTTCTTCTCGGATATCTTCTCTCTTATCCCTGCgatcttcccttcctttttctttgtcatCCCAGTCTCTCTGGCGGTCTCTTTCTTTATCCCTGTCCCGACCTCTCTCCCTTTCTCGTTCCCGCTCTCGCTCTCTTTCGCGCTCTCGCTCCCTTTCCCGTTCCTCCCGTTCTCGCTCTcgctccttctccctctccctctctcgttcccTTTCCCTGTCATGGTCCCTGTCTCGGTCACGCTCGCGGTCCCTGTCTTTGTCccgctctctctccctctccctttcccgaGCACGATCTCGTTCCaactctctttccttctccctttctctttcccggTCTCTCTCTCGTTCCCTCTCTCGGTCCCGCTCCCTTTCTCGCTCTCTCTCCCGGGCCCTTTCATCTCTCCTATCATCAGACCGATCTACCCTTCGCTCTTCTCTTCTTTCATCCCGTTCGAGGTCATCGTTTCGTCCTTGATGTCGCACTGGTGAGCTTGCTCTCTGATCTGTGAAGAGAGTCAGGTTTGACTACTAAATGCTAAAGGGACATACACCGCTTCCACTACAGTGGTAAAAATCCaagagcttttgttttgacaatctAGATATTGGTTTGCATTAAATCAAAAGGAACTCCCTGCAGAAACTTGGAAATTCTCTTTTGGGAGGGAAAAAgacaaattttgaaagattttttcaaTATTTAGGGATATAAGGATTTCCTTATTTTAGCCAATTATTTCCTAAAATAAGGCTTTCCTTATTTTAGCCAAAAGTTActacaaaaattttattttctaccagATTTTTCTGAATGGCTTCAAAAGATAATTATACGCCTCACAGCCTAGCTAATACTATTGCATTATTCAATGATTCAAAATCTGGTATAAGGTCTTGAAAAGCTCTGAATGAcatacatttgaaaatgaaatattaggACTTCTGTACAAAAATTTTACTTCCTGAAACTGTTAAGAGTCATGGGCTTTACAAGAACTCACACTATTTATAATACATAGTAAAAGTTACTGCAAAATAAGAAGTAGTAGCCTGTCTCATCACAGAAGAGATCCCTCAACAGAAATACACAACCAAATCCATGAGAAAGGGAGAGGCAAGGATGCAATACAGGAAGCAGAACTGCTGGAAGTTTCCGTATGTATTCATTGCAGAGCCTTACAGTTTTAGAAGCTGAGTTTTTCAATGTTCAGACAGTGAATTAGAGTCATGGAGAAAACTAAATTTATATAGAAAATGACTGATCCAAAAGGACAGTGAACCTGATTTATCTAATGGTATTTACTCTCCACAGATTTACCTGCATTTTGTtatattttggatatttttttaaatatttctataaattttGACCACTTTGTAACAATCTCTATGCTGATATTAGTAGTATTTGAATCAcaacaaatcaataaaaatatttttccacaatatatattaaaaacactacacaaaagagcaaaaaatggCACAAACAGAGGTTGGTATTTTTCGATCCATTACTCTGGGGCTGAGTGCACTTCACTGTAAATTGAGACAATGTCCACCAGGGGCAAGCAGGCAGAGTTTGAATGGGACTAAATCAATAAAACATGCATTTCCATCAGTTTAATCAATTTTCATCTCTGAGTGAATTAAAAATGACTTAATGTTCCCCTGCTACCaggtaaaattaaaagcaaacttgAGTGACATTTCTGCCATGGATGtaacacttcttttttaaaatggcaaatcaTCAGTCCATGCAACTGGTTCCATAAACAGGTTTCACATTCTTTCAACAGTGCCTATAACATTATAATACGATTTATTGTGCATACTAAGTATTAAATTTTATACAGAAGTTTTGTAACTCCTGTTTGTTATGTCAGTTTTGGTGACAAAACATCTACATGAAACTGTTACATGGATCAAGATACTGGAAGTGTATTAGACAATTAAGCGTGGATAGTCAGCACTTCTTACGTGATTTCATTATGTGAAGTGCTGTTCCAGTGGTTGTTTGGAACACCTACATATTAGCCTTAGTTGAACAAGGACAGCCCAAATTTGCaagcttacattttaaaatcatactaAAAAGATTCCTTATGTATCATAGAACTAAGTACCAACCAAAATCTATCTCCATTTTTCTCTCAACGACAAATGTTAAAACTGCGGTCTAATAATGGAAAC
This genomic interval from Calonectris borealis chromosome 1, bCalBor7.hap1.2, whole genome shotgun sequence contains the following:
- the ZC3H13 gene encoding zinc finger CCCH domain-containing protein 13 isoform X5; the encoded protein is MKNKRQDVEAEPQKRSTEESSSPVRKESSRGRHREKEDIKITKERTPESEEENGDWETNREDSDNGDVNYDYDHELSLEMKRQKIQRELMKLEQENMEKREEIVIKKEISPEVVRSKLSPSPSPRKSSKSPKRRSSPKSSSSASKKEKKASTISSPLLDQRSSKSNQSKKKGPRTPSPPPPVQEETPLGKKHKEKHKAKERSEEKAREVKERGRDFERHKEKKEKQREYSPPAARRRQTSRAPAKSATHKRNFSPSRRSASPGQHHSPISSRHHSSSSQSGSSVQRHSPSPHRKRSPSPSYQRTASPPARRSSSPYPPHSSSSPQRKRSPSRHRSPGREKGRHDRDRTSQSHDRRHERRDETRGKREKERETRDDRDYDQEQSTSRDHRDDRESRDGRDRRETRDNRDRRETRESRDTRDSRDTRDYSRDTKDSRDQRDSRSTRDSHDYRDRESRDTHKKDDQYQEDSRSYGRSHGREESSRAETRNDSRSDSRNESRSDRTGRSRGRGPELSDKGSRGTRGSQVDGHSSSGNYHDSWESRSSYPDRDRYDSREQARDSSFERRHGERDRRDNRERDQRASSPVRHQGRNDDLERDERREERRVDRSDDRRDERARERERERERDRERERERDREREREKERELERDRARERERERERDKDRDRERDRDRDHDREREREREREKEREREREERERERERERERERERERERGRDRDKERDRQRDWDDKEKGREDRRDKREDIREERSSRDVHEERKSKKRHRNESSPSPRQSPKRRREHSPDSDAYNSGDDKNEKHRLLSQVVRPQESRSLSPSHVTEERQSRWKEDERKSDRKESSRRYEESEFKERVSSADKQREQPDASEGSRSRVQEHLGHRPSEERDASDRMHDDSKKKSKVQKKATKKKKDDDSGVERYTNESTTEESQVFSPKKGQKKKNVEKKRKRSKGDSEVSDEEIVPHHKKKKGPRTPPVTKEELVEAPPEKTVAEVPQKREDTTFSDWSDEDVPDRGDIVVPERSTEDSHRKSHRTRGEKVEAPHVTIDDGPHRKPVDQKRSSSLGSNRSHASSRLRSPSNESAHRSGDDQTGRKRILHSSSRDRDRDREREKKSLEITGERKSRIDQLKRGEPSRSTSSDRQDSRSHSSRRSSPESDRQVHSRSGSFDSRERLQERDRHEHDRERERDRREGRQRDWDRDVDKDWPRSRERERLREREREREKRRELDRERDRQLPDTAERERDRTLDISSQKESTKHSETKLDRDHEKEFDGVCRDSVASEKERTDKDLGPLQGFEDGNEAEKVESLEGGEDEAKIDDVQSLGSGAGEYEPISDDELDEILAGDAEKREDQQEDEKMPGKNPVDVIDVDWSSLMPKQPKEPREPGAALLKFTPGAVMLRVGISKRLAGPELFTKIKETCQRVLEKPKDAENLFEHELGALNMAALLRKEERAGLLSNLGPCCKALCFRRDSAIRKQLMKNEKGATKQTYTNSAAMDSDLLRLSLRLFKRKTVCPVPGQEKTEDSKIPQPAIQQEVCVS
- the ZC3H13 gene encoding zinc finger CCCH domain-containing protein 13 isoform X1; this translates as MSKIRRKVTVENTKTISDSTSRRPSVFERLGPSTGSTAETQCRNWLKTGNCLYGNTCRFVHGPSPRGKGYSSSYRRSPERPTGDLRERMKNKRQDVEAEPQKRSTEESSSPVRKESSRGRHREKEDIKITKERTPESEEENGDWETNREDSDNGDVNYDYDHELSLEMKRQKIQRELMKLEQENMEKREEIVIKKEISPEVVRSKLSPSPSPRKSSKSPKRRSSPKSSSSASKKEKKASTISSPLLDQRSSKSNQSKKKGPRTPSPPPPVQEETPLGKKHKEKHKAKERSEEKAREVKERGRDFERHKEKKEKQRDLSESSHRQKRSPSPADHSGSNSSPSREYSPPAARRRQTSRAPAKSATHKRNFSPSRRSASPGQHHSPISSRHHSSSSQSGSSVQRHSPSPHRKRSPSPSYQRTASPPARRSSSPYPPHSSSSPQRKRSPSRHRSPGREKGRHDRDRTSQSHDRRHERRDETRGKREKERETRDDRDYDQEQSTSRDHRDDRESRDGRDRRETRDNRDRRETRESRDTRDSRDTRDYSRDTKDSRDQRDSRSTRDSHDYRDRESRDTHKKDDQYQEDSRSYGRSHGREESSRAETRNDSRSDSRNESRSDRTGRSRGRGPELSDKGSRGTRGSQVDGHSSSGNYHDSWESRSSYPDRDRYDSREQARDSSFERRHGERDRRDNRERDQRASSPVRHQGRNDDLERDERREERRVDRSDDRRDERARERERERERDRERERERDREREREKERELERDRARERERERERDKDRDRERDRDRDHDREREREREREKEREREREERERERERERERERERERERGRDRDKERDRQRDWDDKEKGREDRRDKREDIREERSSRDVHEERKSKKRHRNESSPSPRQSPKRRREHSPDSDAYNSGDDKNEKHRLLSQVVRPQESRSLSPSHVTEERQSRWKEDERKSDRKESSRRYEESEFKERVSSADKQREQPDASEGSRSRVQEHLGHRPSEERDASDRMHDDSKKKSKVQKKATKKKKDDDSGVERYTNESTTEESQVFSPKKGQKKKNVEKKRKRSKGDSEVSDEEIVPHHKKKKGPRTPPVTKEELVEAPPEKTVAEVPQKREDTTFSDWSDEDVPDRGDIVVPERSTEDSHRKSHRTRGEKVEAPHVTIDDGPHRKPVDQKRSSSLGSNRSHASSRLRSPSNESAHRSGDDQTGRKRILHSSSRDRDRDREREKKSLEITGERKSRIDQLKRGEPSRSTSSDRQDSRSHSSRRSSPESDRQVHSRSGSFDSRERLQERDRHEHDRERERDRREGRQRDWDRDVDKDWPRSRERERLREREREREKRRELDRERDRQLPDTAERERDRTLDISSQKESTKHSETKLDRDHEKEFDGVCRDSVASEKERTDKDLGPLQGFEDGNEAEKVESLEGGEDEAKIDDVQSLGSGAGEYEPISDDELDEILAGDAEKREDQQEDEKMPGKNPVDVIDVDWSSLMPKQPKEPREPGAALLKFTPGAVMLRVGISKRLAGPELFTKIKETCQRVLEKPKDAENLFEHELGALNMAALLRKEERAGLLSNLGPCCKALCFRRDSAIRKQLMKNEKGATKQTYTNSAAMDSDLLRLSLRLFKRKTVCPVPGQEKTEDSKIPQPAIQQEVCVS